In Polyangiaceae bacterium, the DNA window GATGGCCCCACCAGCGACGACGACGTGGACGCTTGGTTGGCGGCCACCGAGTCCGTCTTGGGAGAGAGCGGATGACGAGGTTTCATTCTTTGGTTTTGGGTTTGTGCGTCGCGCTGGCCACCCCGACGGCCTTCGCTCAACCAAACCGCGCGAAGGTGGAAGCGCGCATCAAGGAGCTGCGCACGGACGTGCTGAAGAAGCACGTGGGCCTGGACGACGCCAAGGCCAAGCAGGTCGAAAAGGTCCTCGACAAGTACGAGCCCCAGCGCCAGGCGGCCCAGAAGGACATGCGTGAGAAACAACGCACGCTGAAGGCGCTGCTGGCGGCGGACAGCAACGACCAGAACGCCTACAAGAACGCGATCAAAGGCTACCGGGACGCGGACAAGAAGCTGCGCTCGGTTCGCGACAAGGAATTCGACGAGATCGCCAAGCTCATCACGCCGAAGCAGCAAGCCAAGCTCGTGGTGGCGCTCCGGAAAATGCAGGCGAAAATCCGAAGTGCGATGCGCAAGCGCGCCCAGGGCGGCCGCTGAGTATTGCGGCACCCGCGCGCGCCGCGGATAATCTCGAGATGGAACCGAAGGTCGCGCGCTGCCTGTTGATCTCCAAGGTGTTGGTGGCCGACGGCATCATGACCGCGCAGGAGCGCGAGTTCCTGCACCGTGCCATGGTCGGCTTCGGCCTGAGCGAGGACGAGCGCCAGCGCGTGATCGAGCTCGAGGGTTGGGACGAGGCCGAGCACATCGTCGCCGCCATGACAGAACGCGAGAAGCGCGCGCTGGTCGACGACCTGACGGAAGCCGCGCTCATCGACGGCAAGCTGAGCCCCCACGAGCTCGAAGCGGTGCAGCGCATCGCGCAGGCGCTTGGCATCGGTTGACCCCGGCTTGCGCTTTTCGCCGGGGTGCACGATGTTTCCGGCGATGTTCGTCGTCACCAATCGCATTCCGGTCGCCCAAGGTCACGAGATCGACTTCGAGGATCGTTTCAAGAAGCGCGTCCATCTGGTGGACCAGGCCCCGGGCTTCGTCCGCAACGAGGTCCATCGACCCAAGGCCATGAAGTTGGATCACGCCACGGGAACGTGGAGCGAAGATCCGGACAAGCAGGGCTACTACGAGGTCAAGACCTGGTGGCGAAGCTTCGAGGACTTCGTGGCCTGGACCAAGAGCCCCGCCTTCGCGGAAGCGCACAAGAACCGCGCACCGCGGGAGATGTTCGCCGGAGAGAACGTGCTGGAGATCCACGAGATCGTGACCAGCACCGACCTGGACACGGACTGAGCACGCCCGCCGGGGGTTGTCTCGACGCGCGCGTTCTTGCACTGTGAGGCTTCGTCGGCGGGGGAGTCGTCGAAGCTCGGGCTCGGGTGCGTCTCGGTGCAGTGGTTGTCCCTAGACGCTTCGTCGCCCATTCGCGGCCGCCTTCGCACGGAAAGGAGGGCTCCATGCCCCAGTGGGCGAAAGCTCCGTGGATGCAAGACGTGTGGCATACGACTTCGACCCAGCTGCCGAGAGTTGGCGTGGCACTGGCAATACTGGTGCTGGGCTGGCTCGTGGCGTACGTCATATCCAAGACGGTCTTCGCCGCGCTCAAGAAGACGACAGTAGATGACCGCGTTGCCGATGCCCTCGGTTACGAGACCGGTGGCGACAGCGGCTCGCGCATCGAGCGCACGGTGTCCAAGGTGGTCTACTACCTGTTGCTCTTGTTCGTGGCTGTAGCGTTTTTCAGCTACCTCGGCATCTCTGCCGTCACGTCTCCTCTGGTGACCGTGCTCGATGGCGTCGCCGGCGCCGTTCCCAATTTGCTGAAGGCCGTGATCGTCGGCTTCGGCGGGTTCCTGCTGGCGACCGGGGTTCGCAAGCTCATCGTGGCGGCCCTCGACAAGGTCGGCTTCGAAGAAAGAATGGTCCGCTTGACCGGAGAGGCGGGGAAGGAGCAACCAGAAGAGACCGGCAAGAAGAAGAAAAAGAAGTCTCGCGAGACCCCCGTCACCGAGACCGTGGGAGACATCGCCTATTGGTTCGTGCTTCTGGTAACGGCCATCCCCGTGCTCGAGGCG includes these proteins:
- a CDS encoding TerB family tellurite resistance protein, with the translated sequence MEPKVARCLLISKVLVADGIMTAQEREFLHRAMVGFGLSEDERQRVIELEGWDEAEHIVAAMTEREKRALVDDLTEAALIDGKLSPHELEAVQRIAQALGIG
- a CDS encoding periplasmic heavy metal sensor; the encoded protein is MTRFHSLVLGLCVALATPTAFAQPNRAKVEARIKELRTDVLKKHVGLDDAKAKQVEKVLDKYEPQRQAAQKDMREKQRTLKALLAADSNDQNAYKNAIKGYRDADKKLRSVRDKEFDEIAKLITPKQQAKLVVALRKMQAKIRSAMRKRAQGGR
- a CDS encoding antibiotic biosynthesis monooxygenase is translated as MFVVTNRIPVAQGHEIDFEDRFKKRVHLVDQAPGFVRNEVHRPKAMKLDHATGTWSEDPDKQGYYEVKTWWRSFEDFVAWTKSPAFAEAHKNRAPREMFAGENVLEIHEIVTSTDLDTD